Proteins from one Oscillatoria nigro-viridis PCC 7112 genomic window:
- a CDS encoding acyl-CoA thioesterase produces the protein MLENDRTQPELAPAGAIQNRSRMDSEGWFEYLVRVYPHHTDYSGVVWHGTYLAWMEEARVESLRSLGIEYADWVAQGLELPVVELSLRYHRAVQMGQSVAVRTRIAATEGVRLLWDYEIRSPDTQELYVTAQVTLVGVDRDKNKIIRQLPPALKEALTRLSVKPST, from the coding sequence GTGTTAGAGAACGATCGAACTCAACCAGAACTCGCACCGGCTGGTGCTATTCAAAACCGGTCCAGGATGGACTCTGAGGGATGGTTTGAATATTTGGTGCGAGTGTACCCTCATCATACTGACTACAGCGGTGTGGTGTGGCACGGGACTTATCTGGCTTGGATGGAGGAAGCTAGGGTGGAAAGTTTGCGCTCTCTTGGCATCGAATATGCAGACTGGGTGGCGCAGGGTTTGGAATTGCCCGTGGTGGAACTTTCGCTGCGCTACCACCGGGCTGTACAAATGGGTCAATCTGTGGCAGTCAGAACGCGGATCGCTGCTACCGAGGGCGTGCGGCTGCTTTGGGATTACGAAATTCGATCGCCTGATACTCAGGAGTTATATGTGACGGCACAGGTAACTTTGGTTGGTGTCGATCGCGACAAGAACAAGATTATCCGCCAATTGCCGCCGGCGCTAAAGGAGGCTTTGACAAGGCTTTCTGTGAAACCTTCAACCTAA